The segment ATTATCAGTACACTTTCCTACCTTGAAATTTCATTGTTAATTCAATTCTTGATTCTTGATTGAAGTTGGAGAATTATAAGATTATCAGTACACTTTCCAaccttaaattttttcttgttaattCAGTTCTTGATTGAAGTTAGACAATCATCTGCTCAGTATTGTGAAAGGCGATTGCCTCGTCACCAATGGCAAGAGGCGAGGCGAGGTGACCCTTCATCGCCTTTTAGCTTTGTGGCGAGGCAATCTTCAAAAGGCGATGCCATGTCGACAAAAGGCTAGAGGCGAGAAAGGCTAGGAAGGTGTCgccttttgtgtttttttttaaaaaaggcgacaaatttagggttttttaaaaattaaaaggtaATTTTAGGATTTTCGACTAGACTCCTCCGGTAACTTGCCAGGCTTTTCCGGCGACTCCAAAGTCTAACCAATAcatatttcttgttttcttcttcagaGTTGGTCACTTTTACCTTTGTTTtgacttttgttcttttttttctctttcatgtTCTAGGCTTTTAATACGTACTatctatttttagtttttaatttgaaaaaattgctaatatgttattgtttgattatttacatatgcaattaaaattttaaatattttggtaTTAAAAGGAGCCGCACTTAAAAAAGGCGAGCGCCTCGCCGTTCGCCTCGCCTTGTGGCGAGGCAGACCCTTGTCGCCTTTTATCGCCTTTTGCCGTCTAAAACACTGCATCTGCTTATTAGTGTTATTTTCATCAAGATTGCAGCATTGAATCAAGAAAACTGAAATACTTTCCAACCTCAGAAACAGTCGATGCAGTTATAAGCGAGTTCTTTTTTCTATGTACAGAAgttttcaatatgtttgattgtGTTTACATAATTAGATAGATGATATTTAGAACAATGTTGTTGGAGAAAGTAAACAATTAGTGTGATGGGGAATATCACTTGGCAATAATTGGGAAATTATGTAAAGAATAGGTCTATTGTGAGAACTTCTTGTTTATTCAATTCTTGATTGAAGTTAGAGCATTGTTAGATTATCACTGTTATTTTCACGTGAGTGCAGCATTGCATCAGGAAAACTGAAACACTTTCCGACCTTAAAAATTAGTTTTGTGTTTGTAAGTCCCCTAAAACAGTAAATATTCTGAAGTTTTCAATTTCTTTGATTGTAGTTCAATCTGGACTCTCTGACTTTTTTGTGTATTTGCACTCTCAGCTCATTGTTCTTGAAACAATTATTACAGTATGGACCCAGACCGAGTTGTTGCTGAATTGGTTGGAATGGGATTTGAGTTATCTGATATTACAGATGCTGTAGAAGTTGTGGGTCCATCAATTGATAGTGCGATTGATTATCTACTCGATGATTCTCGAAGAAAAACTGCAAGTGCATCAACGAGTACTGCATGTTTCACCAGTTGTGCTGGTATGCTGGGAAAAAGAggctcctcttcttcttcttgttctgcAGGAAAAATACGGCAATCGAGCATAAACGAATTCATTCAATCAGAAAGTAGACCTAAAAGAAGCAAGACAATAAATAAGTTGAATATGTCTCAAACAGAAGTCTTGCAAAGAGATACGGGAGGTCAAAATGTGCATCCTCCTCTAGAGGATTCTGATCTCCACATTGCTACTGAAAAAGCTGTAACATCATCTTATTGCAAAGATGAAGATATTGGACCAGATTGGCAAAAGAAGGTCAAGGCTTTGTTGCAGAAACACTTTGGATTTCCATTGTTTAAGGATTTTCAGAAAGATGCTCTGGAAGCTTGGTTATCTCATCAAGACTGTCTTGTTCTTGCAGCAACAGGATCAGGTATTAGCCCCTctcactttttctttcttcaccGTTCCCTCCCTTCCTGTAAAATGTGATTTTCAATGTCTCAGAGTTATGTTTCTGTAGGGAAATCTTTGTGTTTTCAGATTCCGGCATTGCTGACTGGGAAGGTTGTCATAGTTATATCACCGTTGATTAGCTTGATGCACGATCAGTGTTTGAAGTTAGCAAAACATGGTGTTTCTGCTTGCTTCCTTGGATCTGGTCAAACTGATAAAAGTGTTGAACAAAAAGCAATGGCAGGCATGTATAGTATCATTTATGTATGCCCCGAGACAATTCTaaggtattgagcatgttaatcttttgatttgtacTTCAAGGATAGCATTGGCTGTTGTTTGACAGATGAGTTtcctgtttttcttttttccttttcattcagACTCATAAAACCCCTCCAAAGCCTTGCTGAAAGTCGTGGAATTGCTCTATTTGCAGTTGATGAAGTTCATTGTGTTTCTAAGTGGGGTCATGATTTTCGACCAGATTACaggtttttattcttttatttgtttgataaatCAGACTAATGCTAGTATTTGAAATTGGTTCGTGCAGTTGAAGCTCAAGGAGCCTCTGTGTTCCTGTTGCTTCTGACAACTTTTTTAAGTTCCTTGAGTTTTTTCATCATTCTGTTATGAAGATAGTGCTTGCCCTGTAGACACGGTCTTTTGCTAGACCAGGCTATCAAATTACACCTGATTCTAGTATGTCCCATTTATTTCCTAGTAATTTTCTCTTATTCAATTACAAGGACTAATTTACCAGTTGACTTTAGATATGACTCTTAATACATCATGCTTATTAAATGATACGAAAATAGCATGCATATGACTAGACAAACTCCTCGGATATATCTCTTATCAACTCTGTTCTAGCCATGCAAAAGCTGCAGGAAAATATTGACACAAATTTTCCATGTATCATAGGCGATTATCTGTTTTGAGAGAGAGCTTTAGCATGGATACCATGAAGTTTCTGAAGTTTGACATTCCGATCATGGCACTGACTGCTACTGCAACTACTCGTGTTCGAGAAGACATTCTGCAGTCATTGCACATGTCAAAGGCGACAAAAATTGTTCTCACTTCGTTTTTCCGGCCAAATCTCCGATTTTTAGTAAGTTAATTTACACCggtatttatttttagtttgtcaTTGCTTGTATCCTGCAATTGCATTTGCTGCACCGTttcattcttcattttctttctcttacatttccttattttgtttGTTGTGTGTatgtttggggggggggggttgagaACAAACttatttattgttaataatCCATACAACATTTAAACTCCCATGACGTTAAATTCTTGAGGGAACTCAATACTTAAATTGTTACATCATGTTTTCCTATCAATTGATCCTGAATTCACACTTAAGAACTAAACTACTCCTTCCTTTGAATAGTTATGGTATTTAAACTAGATCCTTAATCTTTGTGTCACTTAATGTCTGCTGCATAATACCATGAAAGGGCTATACTCCATATTAATAAAGTTCCCAttaattgttttagttttattttgttgCTACAGTATTAGTGTTTGAACCTTTTAAAGTTACGGTCTTCATTATCTGTACATATGCTTATTGAAATAATGGTAAATCACTTCATTTCTGCTGCTTGCAGGTGAAACACTCTAAAACATCATCCTTAGCATCCTACAAGAAGGATTTTCATGAATTGATAAGCATTTATTCCAGAAAAGGGAAGTCTTCCTcgaaaaataagttaatgtctacaaatttggtggagaaCTCTGAAAGCTCTGATAACGCTTCCAATGGTCGCATGGATGAATGTAATGGGATCAATGAGGTTGATGTAGACGACGTTGAAGGGTATGCTGTTTCTGACAGTGACAATGAAGTATCTTCTCCTGGGAGATATGGTTTAGATTCATCGAAGGATAGACAACTGTCTGTTGAGTATCTGGAAGATGAGTGTGATGTTGTGcaagatgttgatgatttggATGGTAAAACTCTTCTTTGGGTGAAAAGATCGTTTATACAGTATAAATCCGatttttaagagaaaatttGATTGACCCCATCTTCCATGACACTAAAGATCACACTACAATAACTCGATCTGTTACCAAAGTCCGAAAGCCACAGCTGAGACCTTGAAAATTGTTTTGCGTGAACATagagaattttgaaaattttaatagtaGTTACCTTAGTGTGGATTGAAacaattctttttgttttgtcgTAGTTGCAACAGTTGTTTTATCTACATTCTAAAGTGTTTAAGTTTCAGTTTACTCACTTGCAATAACCACTAGAGAATCTATCGTCACATTGGTGCAAGATTGTTTAGTATGAGGTTCAAGAGGATATAACCTTAGCTTGAGATAGATATGGCTTATCTGTGGAAATGGATAGAAGAAAAACCTTGCATCATTTTATTAATACATGATCAAAAGACCACATAAGATAATAGTATCTCATCCTACTCTTTCTTGCATTCTCACGCTTGACCTTTTTGTGACAGATAGTCTCTTCATTTCTTAAAGCCAACTAAGGGAAATGTTTTTTGTGGGTTTTCCTTAGCCTCTAACTGGCAATGTTGCATTTTAAGTAACGACTTCATCTTCTTGTCCAGGCTACATTTTAGGGGTTTCCTCAATTTCTCATTGGCTACCTCGAatgtaaatttatcattttaaattataagcTTGGTCATTTACTCCTATAACTTACTTTATGAATTCAGATAGAGTGGACTGATGTTAATAATTGCTGCAGTTTCTTGTGGTGAATTTAGTGGAAAACTACCACTGGAAGGTTGTAGTGGTTTTCTGTTGCACAAAACTCCTGATCTGGCCAATGATCCAAAAGAAAGAGTCAAGCTTCAACACAAACTGTTGGAGGATGGACCAACAATAATCTATGCCCCAACTAGGAAAGAAACATTAAGTATATCAAAATTTCTTTCTAAATTTGGGATCAAGGCTGCTGCTTACAATGCTAAGGTAATATATGTCCATTCAGTTAAATTGATTATATTGCTCTCCCTCTGGTTTTATTGAGTTGCGTGTAATTCAccacaaattataatttattgaagGCTTCAGATAATTGCATGGTCGTATGATGTAGGAGCATGTCTGTAGGATGCAAAATACCATAGATGTGAAAGTGGAGTAAAGGTGATCATAGGCATGCTATTCCAATTGGTTTTCTTTCATGTAATTTAGGTATAACTTGTCACCATGATATTATGTGGTAGATGTCTGCTAGATTAGAGTCAAGGTCTTAAAATTTTCACTGCTCAAGCATTTCGACATACTGTCCACTTTTGTGCAACTGACCTTACATATTGGTCTCTTATGCTACACCAACATCGAATCCAAAAACACGCATACCATCCAACCTTATGGTATGTCTTATGTAACACCTCACTCTGTTCTCCCTTTTTGATGTGAGATTTGCCTTAAGTGTCATATTTACCTCTTATTAAGAAGCTTGCTAATCTAAAAACTTGCCAATCCTCATTAACTGCAAACTTTGACTCATCCTCATTAACCCTCCCTGCGTTGTGAGTGTCACATGAGGGTGCCTCCTTACACCTAAGTGTCCTTGCTAATATTTTCCACATCATCGTACTTCCGGAACCTGGTTTTATGTCATAGTTGGTGTAACATAAGCCCGTGTCACATTTTGTGCACCTTGGCTTAACAGAATTCACAGATTTGTCTATTGGACAACACTATCATCAAGCCCAAAAGCGCTTATAACATGTGAACTTGTGCTATATGTTCTTATATATCAGTCTACtcatttttcaaacttttcGACGTGAGATATTCCTATGGTGTCATATGTTATCTTCTGCCAGCAGCTTGGTAACATAGAAGCCTTCCAACTCTTTCTCTTTGACCCGCCTGCATCAGCCCTGGGCATTACAAAAAATGATGCTGTTTAGGAATGAAGTATACTCTTCCTTGTCAATTGAGCAGTAATATTTGCTCTTTCGCTTTTCAGTTGCCAAAATCACATCTGAGGCAGGTGCATAAGGAATTTCACGAGAACACTCTGCAGGTAAAGCTAGGTGATGTGTTAGATGGAGTAATGTTAACACATTTTGTATCTTGTTTAACAATTGTCTGTAGGTTTTTCATCCTTTGCATTCAATATTTTAGAGTGATATGCACATATCCCCTCATGCTCATGAAGAAGAAATTCATCGTTGAAGTTATTGTCTTCATTTTTGTGTGAATCAAGTTCGATCAATCTCTGTGTCCTGATCTCATATGCTTTATAGGTTATTTATCTGAACTTGGTCCATTTGAGGATTCATATGCTGAACCCTTCTAGTTTGGCATTGAGGCATAGTACTAGTAGTATTTGtttttattggttgaattagtTTCGGTGTTGTCCAATCTCTGTACTGTCAGATGTCAAATACAATTTACTAATAGATGATTCTAATATAAGAGGGTGTTTGTACATTTGGAAATATATTGTGGTATGTGAATCTAGGTTTTGACTCTTCTTATTTAATTCCTGCCTCAATTCTTatgtatgaaattttataaaaataatttcttagtGAACTTCACTTCTGAAAAAGATTTTACCCTTTTACATCATCATTAAATGTTATTGATAAGAT is part of the Solanum lycopersicum chromosome 1, SLM_r2.1 genome and harbors:
- the LOC101250452 gene encoding ATP-dependent DNA helicase Q-like SIM isoform X2, producing MDPDRVVAELVGMGFELSDITDAVEVVGPSIDSAIDYLLDDSRRKTASASTSTACFTSCAGMLGKRGSSSSSCSAGKIRQSSINEFIQSESRPKRSKTINKLNMSQTEVLQRDTGGQNVHPPLEDSDLHIATEKAVTSSYCKDEDIGPDWQKKVKALLQKHFGFPLFKDFQKDALEAWLSHQDCLVLAATGSGKSLCFQIPALLTGKVVIVISPLISLMHDQCLKLAKHGVSACFLGSGQTDKSVEQKAMAGMYSIIYVCPETILRLIKPLQSLAESRGIALFAVDEVHCVSKWGHDFRPDYRRLSVLRESFSMDTMKFLKFDIPIMALTATATTRVREDILQSLHMSKATKIVLTSFFRPNLRFLVKHSKTSSLASYKKDFHELISIYSRKGKSSSKNKLMSTNLVENSESSDNASNGRMDECNGINEVDVDDVEGYAVSDSDNEVSSPGRYGLDSSKDRQLSVEYLEDECDVVQDVDDLDVSCGEFSGKLPLEGCSGFLLHKTPDLANDPKERVKLQHKLLEDGPTIIYAPTRKETLSISKFLSKFGIKAAAYNAKLPKSHLRQVHKEFHENTLQVIVATIAFGMGIDKLNVRRIIHYGWPQSLEAYYQEAGRAGRDGKVAECVLYANLSRTPTLLPSQRSEEQTKQAYKMLSDCFRYGMNTSCCRAKTLVEYFGEHFLLEKCLVCDICIKGPPERQNLKAEAMIFLQVLSTHCRNFADISYGGYEGRLSERPNIKALVSRIRELTRVQIKYPEVTVRGRQFLSSETEQPFHVYPEADMLVSITSPKSFSSFAEWGKGWADPEIRRQRLQRKRTWKSPRKRKSRKRQPDSNTVRGRLTAKLSKK
- the LOC101250452 gene encoding ATP-dependent DNA helicase Q-like SIM isoform X1 codes for the protein MDPDRVVAELVGMGFELSDITDAVEVVGPSIDSAIDYLLDDSRRKTASASTSTACFTSCAGMLGKRGSSSSSCSAGKIRQSSINEFIQSESRPKRSKTINKLNMSQTEVLQRDTGGQNVHPPLEDSDLHIATEKAVTSSYCKDEDIGPDWQKKVKALLQKHFGFPLFKDFQKDALEAWLSHQDCLVLAATGSGKSLCFQIPALLTGKVVIVISPLISLMHDQCLKLAKHGVSACFLGSGQTDKSVEQKAMAGMYSIIYVCPETILRLIKPLQSLAESRGIALFAVDEVHCVSKWGHDFRPDYRRLSVLRESFSMDTMKFLKFDIPIMALTATATTRVREDILQSLHMSKATKIVLTSFFRPNLRFLVKHSKTSSLASYKKDFHELISIYSRKGKSSSKNKLMSTNLVENSESSDNASNGRMDECNGINEVDVDDVEGYAVSDSDNEVSSPGRYGLDSSKDRQLSVEYLEDECDVVQDVDDLDVSCGEFSGKLPLEGCSGFLLHKTPDLANDPKERVKLQHKLLEDGPTIIYAPTRKETLSISKFLSKFGIKAAAYNAKLPKSHLRQVHKEFHENTLQVIVATIAFGMGIDKLNVRRIIHYGWPQSLEAYYQEAGRAGRDGKVAECVLYANLSRTPTLLPSQRSEEQTKQAYKMLSDCFRYGMNTSCCRAKTLVEYFGEHFLLEKCLVCDICIKGPPERQNLKAEAMIFLQVLSTHCRNFADISYGGYEGRLSERPNIKALVSRIRELYQQFSASDLLWWRGLARLLEVEGFIREGDDMTRVQIKYPEVTVRGRQFLSSETEQPFHVYPEADMLVSITSPKSFSSFAEWGKGWADPEIRRQRLQRKRTWKSPRKRKSRKRQPDSNTVRGRLTAKLSKK
- the LOC101250452 gene encoding ATP-dependent DNA helicase Q-like SIM isoform X3; amino-acid sequence: MDPDRVVAELVGMGFELSDITDAVEVVGPSIDSAIDYLLDDSRRKTASASTSTACFTSCAGMLGKRGSSSSSCSAGKIRQSSINEFIQSESRPKRSKTINKLNMSQTEVLQRDTGGQNVHPPLEDSDLHIATEKAVTSSYCKDEDIGPDWQKKVKALLQKHFGFPLFKDFQKDALEAWLSHQDCLVLAATGSGKSLCFQIPALLTGKVVIVISPLISLMHDQCLKLAKHGVSACFLGSGQTDKSVEQKAMAGMYSIIYVCPETILRLIKPLQSLAESRGIALFAVDEVHCVSKWGHDFRPDYRRLSVLRESFSMDTMKFLKFDIPIMALTATATTRVREDILQSLHMSKATKIVLTSFFRPNLRFLVKHSKTSSLASYKKDFHELISIYSRKGKSSSKNKLMSTNLVENSESSDNASNGRMDECNGINEVDVDDVEGYAVSDSDNEVSSPGRYGLDSSKDRQLSVEYLEDECDVVQDVDDLDVSCGEFSGKLPLEGCSGFLLHKTPDLANDPKERVKLQHKLLEDGPTIIYAPTRKETLSISKFLSKFGIKAAAYNAKLPKSHLRQVHKEFHENTLQVIVATIAFGMGIDKLNVRRIIHYGWPQSLEAYYQEAGRAGRDGKVAECVLYANLSRTPTLLPSQRSEEQTKQAYKMLSDCFRYGMNTSCCRAKTLVEYFGEHFLLEKCLVCDICIKGPPERQNLKAEAMIFLQVLSTHCRNFADISYGGYEGRLSERPNIKALVSRIRELVFSSYMLLLLLTSINNLVQVTSCGGEVLLDYWKLKGLLGRAMTWLYIIILAILEEKAKEGNSSREIEDSNRSIRTS
- the LOC101250452 gene encoding ATP-dependent DNA helicase Q-like SIM isoform X5; its protein translation is MDPDRVVAELVGMGFELSDITDAVEVVGPSIDSAIDYLLDDSRRKTASASTSTACFTSCAGMLGKRGSSSSSCSAGKIRQSSINEFIQSESRPKRSKTINKLNMSQTEVLQRDTGGQNVHPPLEDSDLHIATEKAVTSSYCKDEDIGPDWQKKVKALLQKHFGFPLFKDFQKDALEAWLSHQDCLVLAATGSGKSLCFQIPALLTGKVVIVISPLISLMHDQCLKLAKHGVSACFLGSGQTDKSVEQKAMAGMYSIIYVCPETILRLIKPLQSLAESRGIALFAVDEVHCVSKWGHDFRPDYRRLSVLRESFSMDTMKFLKFDIPIMALTATATTRVREDILQSLHMSKATKIVLTSFFRPNLRFLVKHSKTSSLASYKKDFHELISIYSRKGKSSSKNKLMSTNLVENSESSDNASNGRMDECNGINEVDVDDVEGYAVSDSDNEVSSPGRYGLDSSKDRQLSVEYLEDECDVVQDVDDLDVSCGEFSGKLPLEGCSGFLLHKTPDLANDPKERVKLQHKLLEDGPTIIYAPTRKETLSISKFLSKFGIKAAAYNAKLPKSHLRQVHKEFHENTLQVIVATIAFGMGIDKLNVRRIIHYGWPQSLEAYYQEAGRAGRDGKVAECVLYANLSRTPTLLPSQRSEEQTKQAYKMLSDCFRYGMNTSCCRAKTLVEYFGEHFLLEKCLVCDICIKGPPERQNLKAEAMIFLQVLSTHCRNFADISYGGYEGRLSERPNIKALVSRIRELYQQFSASDLLWWRGLARLLEVEGFIREGDDMALHHHSCYT
- the LOC101250452 gene encoding ATP-dependent DNA helicase Q-like SIM isoform X6: MDPDRVVAELVGMGFELSDITDAVEVVGPSIDSAIDYLLDDSRRKTASASTSTACFTSCAGMLGKRGSSSSSCSAGKIRQSSINEFIQSESRPKRSKTINKLNMSQTEVLQRDTGGQNVHPPLEDSDLHIATEKAVTSSYCKDEDIGPDWQKKVKALLQKHFGFPLFKDFQKDALEAWLSHQDCLVLAATGSGKSLCFQIPALLTGKVVIVISPLISLMHDQCLKLAKHGVSACFLGSGQTDKSVEQKAMAGMYSIIYVCPETILRLIKPLQSLAESRGIALFAVDEVHCVSKWGHDFRPDYRRLSVLRESFSMDTMKFLKFDIPIMALTATATTRVREDILQSLHMSKATKIVLTSFFRPNLRFLVKHSKTSSLASYKKDFHELISIYSRKGKSSSKNKLMSTNLVENSESSDNASNGRMDECNGINEVDVDDVEGYAVSDSDNEVSSPGRYGLDSSKDRQLSVEYLEDECDVVQDVDDLDVSCGEFSGKLPLEGCSGFLLHKTPDLANDPKERVKLQHKLLEDGPTIIYAPTRKETLSISKFLSKFGIKAAAYNAKLPKSHLRQVHKEFHENTLQVIVATIAFGMGIDKLNVRRIIHYGWPQSLEAYYQEAGRAGRDGKVAECVLYANLSRTPTLLPSQRSEEQTKQAYKMLSDCFRYGMNTSCCRAKTLVEYFGEHFLLEKCLVCDICIKGPPERQNLKAEAMIFLQVLSTHCRNFADISYGGYEGRLSERPNIKALVSRIRELALHHHSCYT
- the LOC101250452 gene encoding ATP-dependent DNA helicase Q-like SIM isoform X4 yields the protein MDPDRVVAELVGMGFELSDITDAVEVVGPSIDSAIDYLLDDSRRKTASASTSTACFTSCAGMLGKRGSSSSSCSAGKIRQSSINEFIQSESRPKRSKTINKLNMSQTEVLQRDTGGQNVHPPLEDSDLHIATEKAVTSSYCKDEDIGPDWQKKVKALLQKHFGFPLFKDFQKDALEAWLSHQDCLVLAATGSGKSLCFQIPALLTGKVVIVISPLISLMHDQCLKLAKHGVSACFLGSGQTDKSVEQKAMAGMYSIIYVCPETILRLIKPLQSLAESRGIALFAVDEVHCVSKWGHDFRPDYRRLSVLRESFSMDTMKFLKFDIPIMALTATATTRVREDILQSLHMSKATKIVLTSFFRPNLRFLVKHSKTSSLASYKKDFHELISIYSRKGKSSSKNKLMSTNLVENSESSDNASNGRMDECNGINEVDVDDVEGYAVSDSDNEVSSPGRYGLDSSKDRQLSVEYLEDECDVVQDVDDLDVSCGEFSGKLPLEGCSGFLLHKTPDLANDPKERVKLQHKLLEDGPTIIYAPTRKETLSISKFLSKFGIKAAAYNAKLPKSHLRQVHKEFHENTLQVIVATIAFGMGIDKLNVRRIIHYGWPQSLEAYYQEAGRAGRDGKVAECVLYANLSRTPTLLPSQRSEEQTKQAYKMLSDCFRYGMNTSCCRAKTLVEYFGEHFLLEKCLVCDICIKGPPERQNLKAEAMIFLQVLSTHCRNFADISYGGYEGRLSERPNIKALVSRIRELVFSSYMLLLLLTSINNLVQVTSCGGEVLLDYWKLKGLLGRAMT
- the LOC101250452 gene encoding ATP-dependent DNA helicase Q-like SIM isoform X7, whose translation is MKILDQIGKRRSRLCCRNTLDFHCLRIFRKMLWKLGYLIKTVLFLQQQDQIPALLTGKVVIVISPLISLMHDQCLKLAKHGVSACFLGSGQTDKSVEQKAMAGMYSIIYVCPETILRLIKPLQSLAESRGIALFAVDEVHCVSKWGHDFRPDYRRLSVLRESFSMDTMKFLKFDIPIMALTATATTRVREDILQSLHMSKATKIVLTSFFRPNLRFLVKHSKTSSLASYKKDFHELISIYSRKGKSSSKNKLMSTNLVENSESSDNASNGRMDECNGINEVDVDDVEGYAVSDSDNEVSSPGRYGLDSSKDRQLSVEYLEDECDVVQDVDDLDVSCGEFSGKLPLEGCSGFLLHKTPDLANDPKERVKLQHKLLEDGPTIIYAPTRKETLSISKFLSKFGIKAAAYNAKLPKSHLRQVHKEFHENTLQVIVATIAFGMGIDKLNVRRIIHYGWPQSLEAYYQEAGRAGRDGKVAECVLYANLSRTPTLLPSQRSEEQTKQAYKMLSDCFRYGMNTSCCRAKTLVEYFGEHFLLEKCLVCDICIKGPPERQNLKAEAMIFLQVLSTHCRNFADISYGGYEGRLSERPNIKALVSRIRELYQQFSASDLLWWRGLARLLEVEGFIREGDDMTRVQIKYPEVTVRGRQFLSSETEQPFHVYPEADMLVSITSPKSFSSFAEWGKGWADPEIRRQRLQRKRTWKSPRKRKSRKRQPDSNTVRGRLTAKLSKK